From the genome of Rarobacter incanus, one region includes:
- the rpmB gene encoding 50S ribosomal protein L28 encodes MSARCQITGRQPSFGNSVSHSHRRTKRRFNPNVFKRTYFVPSLGRKVTLTVSAKGIKTIDRRGIEVVVRELIKKGEL; translated from the coding sequence ATGTCGGCACGCTGCCAAATCACCGGGCGCCAGCCGAGCTTCGGAAACTCGGTTTCGCACTCGCATCGGCGCACCAAACGCCGCTTTAACCCAAACGTGTTCAAACGCACCTACTTCGTTCCTTCGCTGGGGCGAAAGGTGACCTTGACGGTCAGCGCGAAAGGCATCAAGACCATCGACCGCAGGGGCATCGAGGTCGTGGTTCGGGAACTGATCAAGAAGGGCGAACTCTAG
- the rpmG gene encoding 50S ribosomal protein L33, whose protein sequence is MASKRTDLRPVIKMKSSAGTGFTYVTRKNRRNDPDRLVLRKYDPVIRRHVDFKEDR, encoded by the coding sequence ATGGCATCGAAGCGGACCGACCTGCGGCCGGTAATCAAGATGAAGTCGAGTGCCGGCACCGGCTTCACCTACGTCACGCGCAAGAACCGGCGCAATGACCCCGACCGGCTCGTCTTGCGCAAATACGATCCCGTCATCCGGCGGCACGTCGACTTCAAGGAGGACCGGTAA
- the rpsN gene encoding 30S ribosomal protein S14 encodes MAKAAKIARNAQREQIVARYAERRAQLKAIIASPLSTPGEKNGAIAELQRQPRNASRVRLRNRDVVDGRPRGHLRKFGLSRVRMRQLALRGELPGVTKSSW; translated from the coding sequence ATGGCGAAGGCCGCAAAAATTGCGCGCAATGCTCAGCGCGAACAGATCGTGGCCAGGTACGCGGAGCGGCGTGCCCAGTTGAAGGCGATTATCGCTTCGCCGCTCAGCACGCCCGGCGAGAAGAATGGCGCAATCGCGGAACTGCAACGCCAGCCGCGCAACGCTAGCCGGGTGCGTCTGCGCAACCGGGACGTCGTTGACGGACGGCCCCGCGGCCACCTGCGCAAGTTCGGGCTGTCGCGGGTGCGCATGCGTCAGTTGGCGCTGCGCGGCGAACTGCCAGGCGTGACGAAATCGAGTTGGTGA
- the ykgO gene encoding type B 50S ribosomal protein L36 codes for MKVRASLRSLKDKDGAKVVRRRGRIFVINKKNPRWKGRQG; via the coding sequence ATGAAAGTTAGGGCTTCCCTGCGTTCGCTCAAGGACAAAGACGGGGCAAAGGTCGTGCGAAGGCGCGGGAGGATCTTTGTCATAAACAAGAAGAACCCACGGTGGAAGGGTCGGCAAGGCTGA
- the rpmF gene encoding 50S ribosomal protein L32, protein MAVPKRKMSRANTRARRAQWKARPAALTAVNAPDGELLVVPRRFAKAYARGLAVR, encoded by the coding sequence ATGGCGGTACCGAAGAGGAAAATGTCGCGGGCCAATACGCGCGCGCGGCGTGCACAGTGGAAGGCGCGGCCGGCGGCGCTCACCGCCGTCAACGCCCCCGATGGGGAACTGCTCGTTGTGCCGCGCCGATTCGCGAAGGCATACGCCCGCGGGTTGGCTGTACGCTAA
- a CDS encoding YibE/F family protein, which yields MGAHSAHGHAHSQSRIAVSDRRAIRIVIAVIIPVIIGTIAAMAALWPNRDKLPDSIPITDPSAVIMYATITTAGNSTTTDVGAVITKIPASSAKQLQEAGEQVPAVGTEMRLYMSYEQLNVGVEPGSKARIVYLPYAVGVDDGSGNEASPYVFLDYDRSAPIGVLAVIYALLVLVVARWRGLAAFIGLGLSMAVLAYFTLPALLAGGPPLPIALVSSVAIMLVSLYVAHGVSVRTSAALLGTVVGLALTTGIAWWATKNAQLTGMTSDEALSLPSYVPGLDLRGLVMCGIVLAGLGVLNDVTVTQASAVWEMRELAPHATRWQLFRGALRIGRDHIASTVYTIVFAYLGASLPLFMLVVLQEQSIATSITSGSIAEEVVRTLVSSIGLVLAIPITTVLATILAPGHQSSAPPREPSSDAPGDEPSLPSPAAGSELGDEPAPGAFDVPGWRR from the coding sequence ATGGGAGCTCACAGCGCGCACGGGCACGCGCATTCGCAATCACGCATCGCCGTAAGTGACCGCCGTGCCATCCGCATAGTCATCGCCGTGATCATCCCGGTCATTATCGGGACGATCGCGGCGATGGCCGCCCTGTGGCCCAACCGCGACAAGCTACCCGATTCGATACCGATCACCGATCCCAGCGCCGTCATCATGTACGCCACCATCACGACCGCCGGGAACTCCACGACGACCGATGTTGGCGCCGTGATCACCAAGATTCCGGCATCGTCCGCCAAGCAATTGCAGGAGGCCGGCGAACAGGTGCCGGCGGTCGGGACCGAAATGCGGCTCTACATGTCCTACGAGCAACTCAACGTTGGCGTGGAGCCGGGCTCCAAGGCCCGCATCGTGTACTTGCCATACGCCGTCGGCGTTGACGATGGTTCCGGCAACGAAGCCAGCCCCTACGTGTTCTTGGACTACGACCGCTCCGCGCCGATCGGTGTGCTGGCGGTGATTTACGCCCTCTTGGTGCTGGTCGTTGCGCGTTGGCGGGGCCTTGCCGCGTTCATAGGTTTGGGGCTGTCCATGGCCGTCCTCGCCTACTTCACCCTGCCTGCGCTACTGGCGGGAGGCCCCCCGCTCCCGATCGCGTTGGTCAGTTCCGTCGCGATCATGCTCGTCTCGCTCTACGTCGCCCACGGCGTGTCGGTGCGCACATCGGCTGCACTGTTGGGAACGGTTGTGGGCCTGGCGCTGACCACTGGGATCGCGTGGTGGGCGACCAAGAACGCTCAATTGACGGGAATGACCAGCGACGAGGCCCTCTCGCTTCCTTCCTACGTGCCGGGATTGGACCTGCGCGGGCTGGTCATGTGCGGAATCGTCCTGGCGGGCTTGGGCGTCCTCAACGATGTGACCGTCACGCAGGCATCGGCCGTGTGGGAAATGCGCGAACTGGCACCGCATGCGACCCGGTGGCAACTATTCCGTGGCGCACTGCGGATCGGACGCGATCACATCGCCTCGACGGTTTACACGATCGTGTTCGCGTACCTGGGGGCGTCTCTTCCACTGTTCATGCTGGTGGTCTTGCAAGAGCAATCGATCGCCACCTCGATCACGTCGGGTTCCATCGCCGAGGAAGTGGTGCGCACGCTTGTGAGCTCAATCGGCCTGGTGCTTGCCATCCCCATTACGACTGTGCTGGCCACGATCCTGGCGCCCGGCCATCAGTCGTCGGCGCCGCCGCGGGAGCCGTCATCGGATGCCCCCGGTGACGAGCCGTCCTTGCCGTCGCCCGCCGCAGGATCGGAGCTCGGCGATGAGCCGGCGCCGGGAGCCTTCGACGTGCCGGGCTGGCGGCGCTGA
- a CDS encoding DUF4229 domain-containing protein: MPLVKYTLYRVVLFLFAAAVLYLLGMGGWLLWVAAVFIAFLLSYIALPRPRAAASQYLLERRNRRQAGHRFSDTQEEDFADEDTQIESQQIRDGGGLAVNPDGGDALPDCGDGGGLAVHPDGGDRGDSTDASDGLPRPKN, from the coding sequence GTGCCTTTGGTTAAATACACGCTCTATCGCGTCGTACTGTTTCTCTTTGCCGCGGCGGTGCTATACCTGCTTGGCATGGGCGGTTGGCTCCTGTGGGTCGCCGCAGTATTCATTGCGTTCTTGCTGTCGTACATTGCGTTGCCGCGCCCACGCGCCGCCGCCTCGCAATACCTGTTGGAGCGGAGGAACCGCCGGCAAGCGGGCCACCGCTTCAGCGACACCCAGGAAGAGGATTTTGCCGACGAGGACACCCAAATCGAGTCCCAACAGATCCGAGATGGCGGGGGTCTTGCGGTGAACCCCGATGGTGGCGACGCACTTCCGGACTGCGGTGATGGCGGGGGTCTTGCGGTGCACCCCGATGGCGGCGACCGTGGGGACAGCACCGATGCAAGCGACGGCCTACCGCGCCCCAAGAACTAG
- a CDS encoding 1,4-dihydroxy-2-naphthoate polyprenyltransferase has protein sequence MATLAQWAEGARPRTLPAAAAPVIVGSAAAYHAGEFSGWLALAALAVALSLQIGVNLANDYSDGIRGTDLERVGPMRLVASGAASPSAVKYAAFGWFGAGALFGLVLVIASAQWWLLAIGVAAIAAAWFYTGGKNPYGYRGLGEVGVFVFFGLVAVLGTQLTQAGRITLVGVLGAISIGLLACALLMVNNIRDIAGDRMAGKMTLAVRMGERNARLSYVAMIAVPILLGSLAAPATGGWSLLVCLLLAPAVLLSIPVLAGAWGRALIMVLSGTGLYELGFALLFAIALVLGAR, from the coding sequence ATGGCAACTTTGGCGCAATGGGCCGAGGGCGCTCGCCCCCGCACCCTTCCCGCGGCCGCCGCACCCGTGATCGTCGGCTCGGCAGCCGCATACCATGCGGGAGAATTCAGCGGTTGGTTGGCCCTGGCCGCGCTGGCTGTTGCGCTGAGCTTGCAGATTGGCGTTAACCTGGCCAACGACTACTCCGACGGAATCCGCGGCACCGATCTGGAACGGGTGGGCCCGATGCGGCTGGTGGCATCGGGCGCCGCGTCACCGAGTGCGGTGAAATATGCCGCGTTCGGTTGGTTCGGTGCCGGTGCCCTGTTTGGCTTGGTGCTGGTGATCGCGAGCGCTCAGTGGTGGCTGCTCGCCATCGGCGTCGCCGCGATCGCCGCGGCCTGGTTCTACACCGGCGGCAAGAATCCCTACGGCTACCGCGGATTGGGCGAGGTCGGCGTTTTTGTTTTCTTCGGCCTGGTCGCCGTCCTTGGAACGCAGCTGACACAAGCCGGGCGCATCACGCTGGTCGGAGTTCTGGGCGCGATCTCCATCGGCCTGCTCGCTTGCGCGCTGCTGATGGTCAACAACATCCGGGACATCGCCGGGGACCGAATGGCAGGCAAGATGACGCTCGCGGTGCGCATGGGCGAGCGCAATGCTCGCCTGAGCTATGTCGCGATGATCGCGGTTCCGATCCTTTTGGGGTCCCTGGCCGCGCCCGCCACCGGCGGCTGGTCGCTGCTGGTGTGCCTGCTGTTGGCCCCCGCCGTGCTGCTGTCGATTCCGGTGCTGGCGGGCGCCTGGGGGCGCGCGCTCATCATGGTCCTGTCCGGAACCGGTCTTTACGAATTGGGGTTCGCGCTGCTATTCGCTATCGCGCTAGTTCTTGGGGCGCGGTAG